The following proteins come from a genomic window of Alicyclobacillus dauci:
- a CDS encoding PAS domain-containing sensor histidine kinase: protein MFRRVEAELKHALQVLTDIQVALSEACIVTIIDRDGRLTYVNDKYCRVTGFQSEEVLGRNYRFVFHPNQKMDIDHSLNSTLLRGRVWSGETQSHNKAGETLWVQSTIVPFLSDDGTPHQYISVSTDITDRKLAEEARKERENQLFALINAMPDVVVFKDNQGRWLEANEKALELFSIRDKSWAGKTTEEIFEHSPVSSTIIPEDDTHIWKNGTIVREESHCSPSNGPQSVFDTITIPIFREQGDRHRMLVIGRDVTERKQYERELKTLKDEFEAIFNSSADAICLIDLNGILQRANQAFENLYGWSQKEVVGNTLPFPDSHDEILEWLQDAEQSRSPICRETVRRRRDGTIIHVSVTLSPIRNAHGDIVAVSTIERDITERVQTTQLLLQSEKLSVAGQLAAGIAHELRNPMTVLRGFTQIIQEHPEKTVQYADLMLREFDRVNGIVEELLTLAKPQAVTYEEKNIIKMLEDVTLLLETQAVIRNIRINTRFSAKEIVIPCVENQIKQVFMNILKNAIEASPNNSEIELHAECVGDRVHLRFVDHGCGIPDDQLGKVGEPFHSTKPMGTGLGLLVTRRIISDHKGTMRIKSKVNRGTEVRITMPVTQYAME, encoded by the coding sequence ATGTTTCGACGGGTGGAAGCAGAGCTTAAACACGCGCTACAAGTTTTGACGGACATTCAGGTTGCATTAAGTGAAGCGTGTATTGTAACGATAATCGATCGAGACGGCCGATTGACGTACGTTAACGATAAGTACTGCAGAGTGACTGGATTTCAGAGCGAAGAGGTTCTCGGCCGGAACTACAGGTTTGTTTTTCATCCAAATCAGAAAATGGATATTGATCATTCACTGAACTCCACATTACTGCGCGGACGTGTGTGGAGTGGGGAAACACAGAGTCACAATAAGGCAGGCGAAACACTGTGGGTGCAGTCAACCATTGTGCCTTTTTTGAGTGACGATGGCACGCCACACCAGTATATTTCCGTCAGCACGGACATCACAGATCGCAAATTAGCAGAGGAAGCCAGAAAAGAACGAGAAAATCAGTTGTTTGCATTGATCAACGCCATGCCCGATGTCGTCGTATTTAAGGACAACCAAGGACGGTGGCTGGAAGCAAACGAGAAAGCACTTGAATTGTTCTCTATACGGGACAAATCATGGGCCGGGAAAACCACTGAAGAAATATTCGAGCACAGTCCGGTGAGCAGCACGATCATACCCGAAGACGACACGCACATTTGGAAAAATGGTACGATCGTCCGTGAAGAGTCCCATTGTTCTCCTTCAAATGGACCACAGAGCGTGTTCGATACGATTACCATTCCTATTTTCAGGGAGCAAGGCGATCGGCACCGTATGCTTGTAATTGGTCGGGACGTCACGGAGCGAAAGCAGTATGAACGGGAATTGAAGACACTGAAAGACGAATTTGAAGCTATCTTCAACTCTTCCGCAGATGCAATTTGTTTGATCGACTTAAACGGAATTTTGCAGCGCGCGAACCAAGCATTTGAAAATCTTTATGGCTGGTCACAGAAGGAAGTAGTCGGAAATACTCTACCGTTTCCAGATTCACATGACGAGATTCTGGAGTGGCTACAAGATGCTGAACAGTCCAGGAGTCCCATCTGTCGCGAAACTGTAAGAAGGCGTAGAGATGGGACCATCATTCACGTCAGTGTCACGCTGTCACCTATACGGAATGCACACGGTGACATTGTGGCCGTGTCGACGATCGAACGGGACATCACTGAGCGAGTTCAGACGACACAATTGCTCTTACAGTCCGAGAAGCTTTCCGTCGCCGGTCAATTAGCCGCGGGTATTGCACATGAACTGAGAAATCCAATGACGGTTCTGCGCGGATTTACTCAAATTATTCAAGAACATCCGGAGAAAACAGTTCAATATGCGGATCTCATGTTACGCGAGTTTGACCGTGTAAATGGAATTGTCGAGGAACTGCTTACCCTTGCCAAACCGCAGGCAGTTACATACGAAGAAAAGAATATCATCAAGATGCTTGAAGACGTCACGTTACTCCTTGAGACGCAGGCAGTAATTCGAAATATTCGCATTAACACTCGGTTCAGTGCCAAAGAAATTGTCATTCCGTGTGTGGAGAATCAAATTAAACAGGTTTTCATGAATATTCTCAAAAACGCCATCGAGGCCAGTCCAAATAACTCAGAAATAGAGTTGCACGCCGAGTGTGTGGGGGACCGTGTTCATCTTCGGTTCGTCGATCACGGTTGTGGAATACCGGATGACCAGCTTGGTAAAGTGGGCGAACCATTTCATTCCACAAAACCGATGGGGACGGGATTGGGGTTGCTTGTTACTCGTCGGATTATTTCCGATCACAAAGGTACCATGAGGATCAAGAGCAAAGTCAATCGCGGAACTGAAGTGAGAATTACGATGCCGGTTACCCAATATGCCATGGAATAA
- a CDS encoding HNH endonuclease: MRDLVAAEFRCPSCGHQLKRESIVPVKSARGKILTPCTVDRANKETRAGRARWTQHGVLVLHDAPERNAEYRRIVFKRDNGTCLWCGEPANTVDHIVPYSEGGPYHPSNLFCACESCNQKRRNEDAYTFLERLAGEGIPSPFAEYVVERYQIACAFVQRMKDFREK; the protein is encoded by the coding sequence ATGCGTGATTTGGTGGCCGCAGAGTTTAGATGCCCGTCCTGCGGACATCAGTTAAAACGTGAGTCGATCGTTCCAGTCAAAAGTGCAAGAGGCAAGATTCTCACGCCTTGTACGGTGGATCGGGCTAATAAGGAGACTCGAGCGGGTCGGGCAAGGTGGACTCAGCATGGCGTACTCGTTCTCCATGACGCGCCGGAGCGTAACGCGGAGTACCGACGAATCGTGTTTAAGCGCGACAATGGTACGTGCCTGTGGTGTGGTGAACCGGCCAATACAGTGGATCACATTGTTCCCTACTCCGAGGGCGGTCCCTACCATCCGTCGAATTTGTTTTGCGCTTGTGAGTCGTGTAATCAAAAGCGCAGAAATGAGGACGCGTATACGTTTTTAGAACGACTGGCTGGGGAGGGAATTCCCTCCCCTTTTGCCGAGTATGTTGTGGAGCGTTACCAAATTGCATGTGCGTTTGTTCAACGGATGAAGGATTTTAGGGAAAAATGA
- a CDS encoding DedA family protein: MSILAEHWVHSGGYIGVFVAMLLESACIPIPSEVIMPLGGYLAFAGHLNLWMVIIMGTLGNVVGSLIAYFVGSYGGRPLLNRYGKYVRLSERHLQLAEVWFARRGAWAVFVGRLLPAIRTFISLPAGIGKMPLGRFTLLTALGSLPWVAVLSFAGFKLGQNSSTIQHDMHLLTYLAIILVVAFVVYVWSRRKNNLH, encoded by the coding sequence ATGTCAATTTTGGCAGAGCATTGGGTTCACTCCGGTGGGTATATTGGTGTGTTTGTGGCAATGCTTTTGGAGAGTGCCTGTATTCCGATCCCGAGTGAGGTAATTATGCCACTTGGCGGGTACCTCGCATTTGCTGGGCATTTAAACTTGTGGATGGTCATTATCATGGGAACGCTTGGCAATGTAGTCGGGTCGCTGATAGCTTATTTTGTAGGGAGTTACGGTGGACGACCGCTCCTCAACCGATACGGAAAATACGTGCGTCTATCTGAGCGGCACTTACAGTTGGCGGAGGTATGGTTTGCACGTCGTGGGGCGTGGGCTGTGTTCGTCGGGAGATTGTTGCCGGCTATACGAACATTTATTTCCCTACCGGCTGGAATTGGCAAGATGCCACTTGGTCGGTTTACGCTCCTTACAGCACTTGGATCGTTGCCTTGGGTCGCCGTTCTATCATTTGCAGGGTTCAAGCTTGGACAAAACTCGTCTACAATTCAACACGACATGCATTTGCTTACGTATTTGGCCATCATCTTAGTTGTCGCCTTTGTCGTGTATGTATGGAGCAGGAGAAAAAACAACCTTCATTGA
- a CDS encoding DUF2294 domain-containing protein: MAETFMQQRIGAYIGRLFRDSFGRGPRSAYVSLGNEFVIIHLVDFLSPVEEILLEEGQERSVIKMRDTLMRRLSPDIKGSIGEITGEDIEELYYDWSLVNRSGLIVAVAKTREAFGRVRDLFKVNDELLTQFLDVSVLTQREPKALSAYQIDPGTLIIVREGILLPVEKEIINLGDASYLKHVKRGLELRHLQNRTQFETLYGRNVTGTFVDWDFHLDKCLTVFKLK; this comes from the coding sequence ATGGCAGAAACGTTCATGCAGCAAAGGATTGGAGCATACATAGGTCGTTTGTTCCGGGATTCGTTTGGAAGAGGACCGAGGTCCGCGTATGTGTCCTTGGGAAATGAGTTCGTCATTATACACCTGGTTGATTTTTTGTCACCAGTGGAAGAAATATTGCTTGAAGAGGGCCAAGAACGGTCAGTTATCAAAATGCGAGATACACTCATGCGTCGATTGAGCCCAGACATAAAGGGCAGCATCGGAGAAATCACGGGTGAAGACATTGAGGAACTGTATTATGATTGGTCTCTTGTGAACCGCTCTGGACTGATTGTCGCTGTTGCCAAGACCAGGGAGGCATTTGGGCGGGTAAGGGACCTGTTTAAGGTCAATGATGAACTACTGACGCAATTTCTCGATGTCAGTGTCTTGACACAACGTGAACCTAAGGCGTTGTCTGCTTACCAGATTGACCCAGGAACGCTGATCATCGTCCGTGAGGGTATCCTCCTTCCGGTGGAAAAAGAAATCATTAATCTAGGAGACGCATCATACTTAAAGCATGTTAAACGTGGACTTGAATTACGTCACCTCCAAAATCGAACACAATTTGAGACGCTGTATGGGAGGAATGTGACAGGCACATTTGTGGACTGGGATTTTCATCTCGACAAATGTTTAACGGTTTTTAAATTGAAATAA